TCGGGTCTTCCTCGTTCAAGTCGCGGAGGGCGACGATCTCGGGGTGGCGGAAAAGGGCGTTGGAATCGAAGGAGACCTTGGCATCGAGCGCGAGGACGCGGTCGTCGGGGGTGGTGATGAGCGGGTTGACCTCGACCATGGCGGCGTCGGTTTCCCAGAAGAACGTATAGAGATTACGAATGAGCTTGGCGGCGTTCTTGGACTCGACGGCATTGAGGCCGAGTTTGAAGATGAGTTCGCGGACCTGGAAGTCGGCGATGCCGTAAGCGGGATCGATGAGGATCTTGAAGATCTTCTCGGGGGTGTCGTGGGCGACGGTTTCGATGTCCACGCCGCCTTCAGTGGAGGCGACGATCACGGGCTTCGAGGTGGCGCGATCAAGGAGGATGGCGAGGTAGTATTCCTTTTTGATGTCGCTGGCGTGGGTGAAGTAGATCGTCTGCACCTTGCGGCCGGCGGGGCCGGTCTGGATGGTAACGAGCGTGTTGTTGAACATCTTCTTCGCGTAATCGAGGGCGTCGGCCTTGGTCTTGGCGAATTTGACGCCGCCCTTGAAGCCGTCGGTAAAGGTGCCCTTGCCGCGCCCACCGGCGTGGATCTGCGACTTCACCACAACGGGTGCGTCGGGGAGCTGCGCAAGCGCGGACTCGAATTCGGCTGGGGATTTGGCGGCTACACCTTGGGGGACGGAAACTCCGAATTTTTCGAAGAGCGCCTTGGCCTGATACTCGTGGATGTTCATGTGGAACCCAAGAGTTGCCACAATGGGGCAGGGGATGGCACGAAAAAACCGGCGCTACGCGGTTTATGTAAGGCGAAATGTGTGCGGAGTTGCGTTTGTCTAATGCGGAGGCACGCTCCGCCGCCATGCAATCGCACGAGGTCCTGAAGGAGGTCTTGAAGCAAACGAGCGCCAAACAGATCGCCGCCGACATGGGGCTGTCGCTTTCGTTAATTTACAAATGGACGGAGTCGCCGGCTGACGACGCCGGCAGTGGCGCGAGCAACCCGCTGGACCGTATCGATCAGTTGTTGAAGAGCACCGGTGATCGCCGCATCGCCCAATGGGTCTGCGAACGGGCCGGAGGCTTCTTTATCGCCAATCCGGCGCCCAAACCGCATCCGTTTCAGTTAATTCCGATCGC
This window of the Rariglobus hedericola genome carries:
- the sucC gene encoding ADP-forming succinate--CoA ligase subunit beta — encoded protein: MNIHEYQAKALFEKFGVSVPQGVAAKSPAEFESALAQLPDAPVVVKSQIHAGGRGKGTFTDGFKGGVKFAKTKADALDYAKKMFNNTLVTIQTGPAGRKVQTIYFTHASDIKKEYYLAILLDRATSKPVIVASTEGGVDIETVAHDTPEKIFKILIDPAYGIADFQVRELIFKLGLNAVESKNAAKLIRNLYTFFWETDAAMVEVNPLITTPDDRVLALDAKVSFDSNALFRHPEIVALRDLNEEDPKEIEASKYDLAYIALDGNIACLVNGAGLAMSTMDIIKHYGGNPANFLDVGGGASKEKVVAAFKIILGDANVKGIFVNIFGGIMDCNVIAEGIVEAVKEVGLKLPLVVRLEGNNVAKGKETLAKSGLALVSGDTMADAAQKIVKLVA
- a CDS encoding phage regulatory CII family protein codes for the protein MQSHEVLKEVLKQTSAKQIAADMGLSLSLIYKWTESPADDAGSGASNPLDRIDQLLKSTGDRRIAQWVCERAGGFFIANPAPKPHPFQLIPIANEIVQEFADMLAVIAVASSDSKITKDEAKQIRRRWEELKSVTEGFVHASELGNFSALKNELENNQS